The Faecalibacterium sp. I3-3-89 sequence CACCGGATAGGTGACGTCGGTCTTTTCGGCCCAGCTGTGGGCGGTCAGCCACGGGTCGGGCTTTTCGTTCTGGACGCCGTCCTCAAAGGACTGGTGGAACAGGCCGAAGTGATACCGCAGGCCCACGCCGTCGCCGGGCAGGCCCAGCGTTGCGAGCGAGTCCAGAAAACAGGCCGCCAGACGGCCCAGACCGCCGTTGCCCAGAGAAGGTTCCGGCTCCACCTCTTCGATGTCCGACAGGCGCTTTCCGGCAGCAGCCAGTGCATCGCGGGCTTCCTCGTACAGCCCCAGATTGATGAGGTTGTTGGACAGCAGCTTGCCGATGAGAAATTCGGCACTGATATAGTACAGCTTGCGGCCGGTGACGGGCTGCACACGGTCTGCGCTCTTCTGCCGGACAAGCTCCAGCAGAGCGAGGTACAGCTCCTGATCCGTGCAGTCGGCCAGCGGCTTGCCCGTGAGATTCTGTAAGGTCTCGGTGAAGTTCATAAATGGATCCTCCTTTGCTACGGAAAACAGGTTTGACATCTGCAATTCAAGATATACCACATAAAACGATCAAAATCTTGCCTTAAAAGTGCAGACTATGGTACAATTTCGTTTTTACGCCCGGCACCCTCCACGCCCTGCGGCAGACGGAGGGACAGTCCATGGAATACGAGAATCTTATTTTTGAGCTGGAGCTTCTGGGTGGTGCGGAGGACCTTTGCGCCGAGAAATATCTGCTTCCGCTCCAGAGCGGGCGGCTGTCGCTGCCTGCCCGTCTGACCCCAAACGATTTGTGTTATCTTCAGGCTGCCGCCTGTCTGCGGGAGGTGGAGGAGGCCAACCGCTCGAAGCTCCCCGGCTATGAACTGCTGGTCAAGGGGGCGCTGCTGCGCTTTTTGGCCCTGCTCATTGCACAGGGAAAACAGCAGCTCCCCGCAGAGACCGCCGACACCCAGCGGCTGAAAGCCGTCCTGCAATGGCTCTCGGCCCATTATGCCGAGGCGCTTCGGGTCGCCGATGCTGCCGGGGTCTGCTCCTTCAGCGCCAGCCACTTCATGCGATGGTTCCGGCAGATGACGGGGCAGAGCTTCATCGCCTTTCTGAACGAATACCGCCTGAACGCCGCCGCCGAAGCGCTCCAGACTACGGATGAGACCATCCTGACCATCGCCTCCCGGTGCGGGTTTGAAACTCTCTCCTATTTCAACCGGGCCTTCAAGGCACACTTCGGCATGACGCCGCGGGAATACCGGAAAAAATAGGAGAGGGCAGCATCCTTGCCCTCTCAACTTCGCTGCGCTCAGCAGCTCTCCCAAAGGGAGAGCCTCTGGCGAAACCAGAAACTTTGCAGGAAATGCCAAGGCCTCTCCCTTTGGACAAGGAGAATCTCCCCACAGCAGTGGCGGGTGTCCCCCCGGATGGCTTTTCGCCCACCGGCCAGCTCTGGGGCAACCCGCTCTACCGCTGGGAAGCGCACCGCGAGACCGGCTACCAGTGGTGGATCACCCGCTTGTGGTACTGCTTCGAGCTGTACGACGTGGTTCGCATCGACCACTTCCGCGGCTTCGACGAGTATTTCTCCATCCCCTACGGCAGCGAGACCGCCGCGCCGGGCCACTGGGAGAAAGGCCCCGGTATCGAGCTGTTCCGCGCTGTGGAGCAGGCACTGGGCAAGCGGAACATCATCGCGGAAGACCTTGGCTACATGAGCGACACCGTGCGTCAGCTGGTGCGGGACAGCGGCTTCCCCGGCATGAAGGTGCTGGAATTTGCTTTTGACTCCCGGGATACCGGCAGTGCCAGCGACTATCTGCCCCACAACTACTCTGTGAACAGTGTGGCCTATACCGGAACCCACGACAACGAAACGCTGGTATCGTGGTACAAGACCATCACTGCCGCCGAGCGTACCATGGTGCGGGACTATCTGTACGACTACGCCACCCAAGAGGAGCAGCTCTATAAAAGCATGATCGCACTGATCCTGCGCAGCGCAGCGGCGACCTGCATCATCCCCATGCAGGACTGGCTGGGGCTGGACAACTCCGCCCGCATCAATCAGCCCTCCACCGTGGGCCAGAACTGGTGCTGGCGGCTGAAAAAGACCCAGCTGACCAAGAAGCTCCAAAAGGAGATCGGCCAGATGACCACCCGCTACGGGCGGAAGAACTGGGCCTGACCGCAAATGCGGCCCATAACTGCATAAGCATGACAACGCCCCCGCTTCGGATGTTCTCCGAGGCGGGGGCGCTTTTTCGTATGGGGTCATTCTACCGATGCAAGAATAGAACGCATTTCTTCTGTTATGTGCTGGAGGTCTGTGCAGAGCTGTGCGATTTCCAAGGCGGGCACAGATGGATTACGCAAGCCACGCTGCTAAAAACAGCCCACTGGGCTGTTTTTGCGCTGTCTTCTGCGACAGCGCCGCAGCTGTTCGAATCCCCCCGCCAGTGTGAGTCTGACATTTATGCAAAAGAAAACCGCCAGTGTATTTCTACACCAGCGGTTTTTTCATGGAGCGAAGCAACCTAAATCCGAACCATTGCCCTCTGGGGCATCTTTGGCAGCAATCTCATCGAACGTGATGGTTTTTGTGCCGTCTTTGTAGTTGAATGTAATCAAAACTTTTTCATCATAGAGATAAACAGCATTCACGAACGTATTGATAAGCGTTTCCCGGTGGCTTTTCACGTTCGGGTCGAGTTTGCGGAAGTTGGTGAGCCAAAATTTCACAAAATCTGCGCTGACTTTCGGTTTCGCCAGCTTTTCTTCCGCGATGCGGATTTCCAACTCTTTCTGCTGAGCCTCCAACTTTTCCAAGCGTCCTTTGGTCGAGCTGGTCAGTACACCTGCCTGAATCGCATTTAACAGATTCTCGATGCCGTTCTCTATATCCTTCATCTGCTTTTCCAGCAGGGGCAGCACCGTGTTCTCCTGTTCCTGAAGAATCATCACCGCATCCACGATGGACTGGATACTGTCATCGTCACGAATCATCTTCATGGTTTCGTTGACTACCAGATCTTCCAGCCACTCTTTGCGGACGGTCTTTTTCTTGCAGGTCTTGGTGCGCTTGGCATTAGCACATTTATAATAATGGTGGACGTTCTTATTTCGACTCGTTCCGCACTCGCCGAACATCATCGCTCCACACATTCCACAGAACAGCTTGGTCGTCAGCAAATAATCGTCCTCCGCTTTGTGCCGAGCCGGAGCGCGGCGGTTCTTGGCGATTTTATCCTGTACACTGTCGAACAGTTCTTTCTCAATGATAACCGGGATGCTGTCCGGCATCACAATGTCCTTAAAACGGTTCTCGCCGATATAACGGCGGTTTGTCAGCAAGGTCTGAATACTGTTATAGGTGAACTTCTGATTGCGGTTGGTGGTCACGCCACTGTCGTTCAGCCAGTTCATCAGCTCTTTCATGGTTGCACCATCGTTGTAACGCTGAAAGACTTCTACCACAAAGGGAGCTTTCAAAGGGTCAATCTGGAAGAACTTTTCCTCGTCTACCGTATAGCCAATGGGAATCGTGCCGCCGTTGTACTTACCCTTCAGAACATTCTCGGTCATGCCGCGCACGACCTTTTCAGAAAGTTCTGCGGAATAGTACTCAGCCATGCCGGTGAGCATACTTTTGACCATAATACCTGCTGGGCCTTCTGAAATCGGCTCGGTGGCCGATACCAACTTGACGTGGTTCCGCTCCAACTGATACTCGTAGTGTGCCGAATCATAGCGGTTTCGGGCAAAGCGGTCAAGTTTCCAGACCAGCACAATGTCAAACAGCCGCTTTTCGCTGTCCTTTATCATCTGCTGGAACTCCGGACGATTGTCAGTTTTAGCGGAAAGGGCGCGGTCGATGTAGTGCTTGACGATGGTGATGCCGTTCTTTTCCGCATAGGCCGTGCATTCACGAATTTGGCCTTCAATGGATTCTTCGCGTTGGTTGTCGCTGGAATAGCGAGCATAAATCACGGCGGTCATGCAAACACCCCTTTCACTTCATTCTCCGCAGGCGGCGGACAAGGTCGGATGCACTGTACAGCACACGCGCCACCGACACAGCATCCTCGCCCACAATGTAGAACACCGAGTAGTTGTCCACCAGCATCTGCCGCAGCCCTTGGGTGCGCTCCGGCTCGCTTTCCACCAGCGCGCAGCGTTCCGGCAGGATGTTCAGCGATTGGATAGCTTCTGCAATGCGGTTATACTGCCCCATGGCCGTGTCAGACTCCAGCAGACGGTCAGCAATGTAGCTGTAAATCTGCTCCATATCACTGAGGGCTGCATGGGAAATTTTTACGTCATACTGCTTCATCTGTGCTGTTCCCTGAACTGTGCGAATGCGCTTGCGGCATCCACGGTATCACCGTTCTGAATTTCCTTAATGCCTACCTGCAGGGCTGCATGAAGCTGATCATCGGTCATGGTGTCAGCATTCAGAGCCGCAGGAGCCTTCGGCAAAGACAGCGAGAAGGGGATGCCGCCAGTCAGGGTGATCTGGCGCAGGTACATATCAATGGCGGTTGCCATCGGGATGCCAAGCTGTTTCAGTACATCCTCGGCTTGCTGTTTGACGCTGGGGCTGACCCGGACGTTCAGCATCATCGATTTTTCCATAGTTATCACCTCGAATCCATTGTAATGCTTTTCGCTTTACAAGTCAACTGAGTGTGCAGCCTCAATCAAAGTTCTCTTAGTTGCACAATATTTCTTGTGATATATTGGTTAAAGTGCCAAACATTTTCAAGTTGCTATTTTATTTGCAACAAATAAAATATAATTGTCGTATAATTATTAAATTAACCATATTAGTCCAGCGAGTTAAAACAAATTGGAGTTCTGAAGTTTCGTAGAAGCTAATTATGCTTTAAAGGAGAATCAACTATGAGAACAATGTTGCTGAAAGAACTAGTGTCCCATGATGTCCTAGAGTTTTGTTATGACATTAGGCATCTCCAAAACTGGAATGCGGATTCTATTTTTGTGTCCGATGATGATTTTTATTGTTTGAATCCTTATCTGGAACAAGTTATTCCTGATTTTTCCTATTATGCATCGCAGAAAATAACAACGGAACAATGGGAACAGATTGAAAAGCTTGCATTGGAAGATGGAAAATTTCGGGATTTTTTCCAAAAAATAAAAGAATGGAAAAGCAAAGATCCTGAAGGAAGTAATAGTTTTTGGATTCATGGAGTGTAGAAAGCCACTATAAAACTTGAGGTGTATCAATATCAACTGAGTGCTCATAAAAAGTAAAGCCCCGGATCCAGTTCGAGCATAGATTGCTCTAGATGGTTCCGGGGTTTACACACCAATTTTTTAGAGACTTTTTACGGAATCAACTTTTATTCTTGTAAACCATCAGCTATTCGACCAAAGTCACCATAAGACGGATAGCTGATGGTTTTCAACATTTACCGACGGTTTCATTAAAAATAAGGGCAATTGCTTGATTTTTATGGCTATAATTTTCTGATACTATGTTCAACCATTATTTATCATTCCAACCTTTTAAGATAGCCCAAAGATTCATGAGAAGGCCGATACCACCTAAAGTACATAGAATGCATCCTCCAATTACTGTAAGCGTAATGGATTGATTAAATCTGTACCTCAGAATATCAGCATCAGCACAAAGAACAAATACTATACCAACTAAAAAGACTATCGCAGAAAAAGTCACCGTAAAAAAATTTTTCATCATCCCATCAAATGATCCAAACTATATAGCAGATATTTAGAAGGCACATCCGCCTGACCAGTTTTGCTTGCCACTGTTTTTCCCGTTTGAATATCGACTTGTCTTTGCGTCCATGTGCAAGTTCTCGCATAAAACTGTACTCGATATTCTCTACTATTGTATGCACTGGTCTCCGGAGGACCTGCAAACTTCTGAGTTGTTTCATATCTTGCCGTTACGGATTTTTTTAGTTCAGCGGTTATTTCAAATGGAGTTCCGACTTTAAGAGACGTTCCAATTGTCTGTTCAAATGCTCTGGTCAAAGTTGTCGTTTGCCCCTTTGCTACTGAGATAACAAAATAGTTCTGGGCTTCCCATTCGGTTCCGTAAGAATATGAGGTTGGATAATTATATCGCCCTAATCGCTCCGATGAGCCTTGGAGAGCATCTTTATCATCAGAGGACGCATATCCCACATCATAAATTATAATAGTATCACCATACACCTCCATTTTTTTGCTCCCAATAGGAGCTTTTGTTTAGTCAACGTAATTCGCCTTATGTTTGTGACAGCTTTTTTGAAAAAATCTCTGCTTTTCGTTATGTTTGTACGCTTATACAAAAAATCTCCATGTTATTTGTTGATTCTAACAAATAACATGGAGGCTCATATTAAAAAATGTTTTCAGCGATTCTCGCAATCTCATCTTGTGAGATGTTTCCCATAATCGTGTTTGAAATGCCTCTCTGCTCCCAGCTTAAAATATATACTGTATCGCCGTTCTTTTCTACGCTCGTTCCCAAAGTTGCGTCTGCGTCTCCAACTTTTACGTTCTCATAAGTTGTATGCTCATTGTCAAACGAGGACTGTTGCCCCGGCTGTATAATGGAGCATCGAACAGTATATCCTTTACCGCTTCCTTTTGACGAGTAAACGTGCAAAAAGTTTTCTGCGCTTTCAAATTCCTGCTCACAATCTCGTTCAAAGCCATCCGGCACATAATAATCGCTGTATCCATTCGGAAGCTGTTCCAATGGTTCTCCATCCACTTGATACGTCAGCTGCATCTCAATGGGCAGAAATTTTTGAATCATCGTATAGACTGTCTTGCGGAAGTCTGCGCTTACTGCAAGCGCACCGAGAGTTAAAATTACCAGCGTCAGGGCTGCAACAAGCACCCGTTTCAGCATAGGGCGGCGTTTATGCAATGCCGCTTGCAGGCGAGCATCCCATCGGGAAGTATCCGGGTAGCGTTCCTTAAGCTGGGCCGGACTTGGCAGCTCATCCAGCTCTTTTTGTGCATCTGCACGGAGTGCCATCATCAATGCAGCGTCAAAAGAAACTTCTGTCCGCTCACTCATGGCTGTTTAGCTCCTTCCACAATAGTTTTCTTCCACGGAAAAGCCGCATCCGAACCACTTCATCCGTCAGTCCAAGCGATTCGGCAATCTCCCGGTTGGTGTAGCCCATTGCCAAAAGGCGAAGCGGATCACGGTACATCGGTTTCATCTGGCTGATCAGTTCTGTCAGGTGTTGGATGTTATCGGTGCTGACTACTGCATCGTCCGGCACCGGGGCATCGTCTGGTGCGGCCGGGACTTCTTCCAGCGGTTCTTCTCGCTGCTTGCGAAGCATATCGTATGCACGGCTTCTACTACAACTAACGAGATAAGCGGCGAGTTCGTGACAGTTTTCTCGATGAATTTTAGAAAAATTTTTGGCAACGTACAAAAACACTTCTTGCAGTACGTCTTCTGCCAGATACGAATCGCCCATAATTTTGTAAGCGGTATGGTAGACCAGCCGTTTGTAGGTATTATATACATCTATAAATTGTTCTTCGCTGCTCCGGTCATCCAGAACTGCCAGATACATTGCCAGCATTTTCGCTCACATCCCTCTTATCGGGAGGAATTATGTCAATTTGACACAATTCCTCTCTGCCCATTCAGATAAACCACCACGGCAGTTCCAGCCACAGGTTATCCATGGCCTGTTCCTCGGTCTTTTTGGCACGGCCTTTCGTCAGGTGAAAGTATATCGCCGTGCCGATCAGCGGATGTTCCTCGCCATCAGTAAAGCCATAGCGGTACAGCAGATAGGTCTGCTCTCGCTGGGTCAGCCGTTTCAGGCCATCGTACAGCTCCCGGCGCGATTCCTGCTCCTCCATAATGCTCTGCGGCTGCATGGCGTAGGGGTCGGCTATGGCTTCAATGCGCCGCAGCTGCTCTTCTCCCGGCAGAACATCGTCCAGCGAAACGCGCTGGTAGCAGACGCCGTCCTTGTCCTCCGTTACCATCCGCTGTTCAAAAGCGGCAAAGGCATCCCGCACCATGTCCATCATGGCGTTGCGGATGGCCGGAGCTGCGTAGGTCAGGAACTTCATGCCGCGCGCTGCATCGAACTTCGGCACGACCTTCCACAAGCCCAGATTGCCCGCCTGTTTCAGATCGTCCGTGTCAAGGTTCAGGCCAGACTGTGCCAGATTCATGCTGCGGAAAAGGTCATTTGCCACCTTGCCAATAAAGGACTTGTTGTTGTCAATCAAGCTGTCCAACGCGGCAGCATCGCCTTTCTGTGCCAGCGCACAAAGCCGTTCATTCGTCTGCTTCATGGGCGTTTTCCTGCTCTGCGGCAGACTGCAAGATTCCCAACAGACCGCTTCGCAGCTGTTCCAGTGCTTCCGGCGTGGCTCCTTCCATGCCCGAAACACTGTCCAACATTGCATCTGTCAACTGCTCTGCCGTAATCGTTGGGTGCTGCACATCCTGCCCTTTGGTCAATTCGGTGAACATCTTCTCTGCCACTTTCTTGCTCATGGCTTCCTGTTCGGCGTAATGGCTCCCGATGTCCTTTTTGATTTCCTTGACCGTTGCCATGAAGTACATCTCAATGTCATCAAGGTCACCTTGGTATACTGGCTTTCTCCGAAGGCTGATGTCCTTTGCGGCTTTGGCTGCTTCCGGGGTCTTGACCCTTGTACGCAGCAGGGTGCTCAATGTCGTGAGCATGGCGTTCTGTGCTGCGATGCCGGAAGCAAAGGTATCATCAAAATACTGCGATATGCGGTAAGTAAGCTCTGCGAAGCGAGCGTTTTCCAACAGCAGGTTGACCACCTCTGTATTGACACGTCCTGTGTAGAGGTTCTTTGCGGCTTCTACGGACAAGCCTAACTCGGCAATGTCGTAGTTCTTGCGGTCGGGAATGTTGGTTTCTCCCAGCAGAAAATCCGTGGACACGTTGAACAGCCTTGCAATTTTCAGCACCTGCTCATGGGTCAGGGTTCCCTTTGCACCGCTGATAAAGCGGCTGATGGTGCTCTTGGAGCAGCCGAGTTCCTTGGCAAGTTCTGGTTGGCTGATGTTGTGCTCTTTCATCAAGTCCGCAAGACGGATGTTGGATGGTGCGGGCAGATATTCCTGTGCCATGTGGTCGGCCCTCCTTTTTGAGCTTTTTCCTCATTATAATACGCTCTGCCGTTTTGTTCAATATACGGTTACCTCTCTGCCCTCGCTGTTGCAGTCCTGCAACCAGTGAGGGCATTTTTCTTTTTCCGTTGCAGTTCTGCCGCTTTTTCGCCTTTTCTGCAAAATTTTCCGTATATTCAGGCAGGAAGCAAAAAACACCAGAGTTCCCACGCTAGGGACTCTGGTGCAACGCACGAAACAAAGGAGGAATGCCCTTGAGCCTGTATCAAACTGTCAAGTCCGCCATCACCGTTCGGCAGGTGGGAGAGATGTACGGCATGGAGCCCGACCGCCATGGCATGGTGTGCTGTCCGTTCCACTCCGACAACCACCCCAGCATGAAGCTGAACGACACCTATTATTATTGCTTTGGCTGTGGAGCCAATGGAGATGCCATCGACCTCACCGCCAAGCTGTTCGACCTGAACCCCCGGCAAGCCGCCGAGAAGCTGATAAATGACTTCGCGTTTGCGAAGCAATGCAGTCCCCAGTGGGGACTGCAAGTGACAGAGCGGTCTTGCGTCAGCAAGATGGAGGGGCCCTGCCCCGACAAGCTCTGGCTTGACCCGGACAAGCCGCCCGCCAATGCCATCGCCCTGCTGCCGCCCAAGCGTGACCTGACGGACGAGCAGTGGGCAGACATCGCCTACTGCCTGCGGGTATTGACCGATTATCTCGACCTGCTGCACGACTGGCGAGAGTGTTACAAGCCTACTAGCCCGGAAGAACCGCTGGACGAGCGGTTCGTGGAAGCCCTCCACACGACCGAGACCATCGAGCACCTGACGGACTGCGTTGCTTTTGGGACGCCCCAGCAGAAGGCCGCTGCCGCCGCACAACTGCTGTCCGGGTCGTACCTGCTGATGCTGGAAGAGCGCACCGACCGCCTTGCTCTGGCAAAGTGCGCCTAATAATTTATTCACCCGAAGTGGTGGGTCTCACCGTGAGACCAACCACTTCACTTTTCTAAAGGAGAACCACCCTATGAAGAAAAACATTTCCCGCAACCCCTTATGGCCGGACTGGTACAACGGCAAGAAGATCGATGAAGTCCAGTTTGGCCGTGCCTTTCTGGAGCAGTGGCCGTTGAAATGCGTCAACGGAACGCTGTACACGCTGGACGGCCCGGTGGAGGACGAAAGTGAGATCAAGCAGCGCATCTTGGAGAACATCGAGGAATATGTCACCTCCGGCCTGTCCAAAAAGGTCACCAACATTCTGGAGACCATCAAGCTGCTGGCCTTTTCCGACCCGTTCCCCATCGAGCAGGACTGCATCCACCTCCAGAACGGCGTGTACCATCTGCCGGACGGCACCTTTCAGGAAAGCCGCCTGTTTTGCCAGAACCGCCTGCCGGTGAAGTACGATCCCAAAGCACCCACCCCTGACCGCTGGCTGACCTTCCTGCACGAACTGCTGGACGATGCCGACATCCCCACCTTGCAGGAATATCTGGGCTACTGCCTCATCCCCAGTACCAAGGGGCAGAAGATGATGCTCATCGTTGGCAAGGGCGGCGAGGGCAAGTCCCGCATCGGGCTGGTGCTCAAGCGACTCATGGGAGATGCCGCCAGCAATGGCAGCGTCCAGAAAGTCGAGAACAACCGTTTTGCCCGTGCCGATCTGGAACGCCGCCTGCTGATGATCGACGATGATATGGACATGAACGCCCTGCCCAAGACGAATTATATCAAGACCATCGTGACTGCCGAAGCCAAGTTGGACTTGGAGCGCAAGGGTGTCCAGAGCTACCAGCGTGACATCTACGCCCGGTTCCTCTGCTTCGGCAACGGTGCGCTGACCTCGCTGTACGACCATTCGGACGGCTTCTTTCGCCGCCAGCTCATCCTGACCACCAAGGACAAGCCTGCCGACCGCACGGATGACCCCTTCCTTGTGGAGAAGATGTGCGCCGAGTTGGAGGGCATCCTGCTCTGGTGTCTGGAAGGGCTGCACCGGTTGGTGCAGAACGATTTCCGCTTCACGGTCAGCGAACGAGCCGCCGCCAACGTGGACACCATCAAGCGCAGCAGCAACAATGTCATCGACTTCATGGAGTCCGAGGGCTACTTCCGCTTCAAGGCGGACTACTCCATCAGCTCCAAGGAGTTCTACGACATTTATAAACAGTGGTGCGAAGACAACGCCTGCCACAGCGTATCGGCCATCCGTTTCAGCGCCGAACTGCGCCAGAATGACCGCCGCTATAACCTTGAAGCCACCAACAACATCTACCTGCCCGGTGGCCGCAGGGTGCGGGGTTTCGTGGGCATTGAGCCGCTTGTCCACCCCTGCCCGTAAAAAGTGCATTTTTTTACGGAAGAAGTTCGTACAACCTGTACGGTCTGTACTTGTACGCACCTGTACGGAAAATTCAAGTAAATTAAAACGTGCTATCGTTTATATTTCAAATTTCCGTACGCCGTACAGACCGTACGGGTTATTTGAAGTCCGTACGCAATTTTTTCAGATGCGTACGGAGCAATCAAGTTCGCATTGTGCGAACTTGATCGTAGCTCTCCCGCAGGAGACGTTCCCCCTCGGAGAGTCCTCGAAGAGCCCACTACACTTTGCAGCCCATAGGGATGAAAGTGTTATAGTGGGTTATTACACTTCCGAAGAAGTGCATCTCCGTTCCCCGTTACCTCCCGATGAACCCCGAAAGGAGGGATGCCCTTTGGCAAGAAATGATGGTATTGACCGCACAAGTGTCCGAAACCTCGCCGTTTCGGATAAGGCCGTTGGTAACACCCAGCAGCACAACGAGCGCGAAAAGGACAGCTATCGGAACCCCGATATTATCCCCCAGCGCGCTGCATGGAACGTCCACTTCAAAAAGCCAACCGCCAGCTACACCGACCTATTCGCCCAACTGGAAGCCGCCGGAACCATCTCCACGCGCGGCTTGAAGCCGGATGCCACCCATTACTGCGAGCTTGTCTTTGATGTCAACTCGGCCTACTTTGACAACCACGGCGGCTACGAGTTCGCCAAGCAGTTCTATGAGGATGCCTACCAAGCTGCCGTTCAAATCGTGGGCGGTGAGCAGTATATCCTCTCGGCAGTCATGCACGCCGATGAGATCAACCGTGCCATGACCGAAGCATTAGGCCGTGAAGTCTACCACTATCATCTCCATGTGGTCTATGTGCCTGTGGTGGAAAAGCAGATCCTCTGGTCGAAACGCTGCAAGGACAAGGCACTGGTCGGCACCGTCAAGGAGACTGTCATGCAGGTCAGCCGGAGCAAGAAGTGGGCATCCAAACCTCTGCTGGACGATGCCGGAAAGCCTGCGCTGCAAAAGAACGGCAAGCCAGTCCTGAAGAAGTCGTACAGCGTCTTGCAGGACAACTTCTTCAATTTTATGCGCGCTGCCGGGTACACCGATATAGAGCGCGGTGAACGCGGCAGCACTGAAGAACACCTGACCGTCACCCAGTTCAAAGTCCAGCGGGAGCAGGAGCGTCTGGACAGCCTGACTGCCCAGATTGACCAGAAAGAGCAGCACCTCACCCAAACCAACAAAACCCTCTCCAAGACCGAAAAGGAACTTGCCGCTGTGCAGAAAAAGGCCACGCTCACGAAAGAAGCCCTCATTCATGCGCGCGATCTGGATTATATCGGCAAGCGCACCATTCTCGGTAACTACTCGCTGACCGAAGAAGAATTTTCCAAGCTGAAAAAGCAAGCCGACCACGGCTATATGATGGACGTGGAGAACCG is a genomic window containing:
- a CDS encoding sigma-70 family RNA polymerase sigma factor, giving the protein MKQTNERLCALAQKGDAAALDSLIDNNKSFIGKVANDLFRSMNLAQSGLNLDTDDLKQAGNLGLWKVVPKFDAARGMKFLTYAAPAIRNAMMDMVRDAFAAFEQRMVTEDKDGVCYQRVSLDDVLPGEEQLRRIEAIADPYAMQPQSIMEEQESRRELYDGLKRLTQREQTYLLYRYGFTDGEEHPLIGTAIYFHLTKGRAKKTEEQAMDNLWLELPWWFI
- a CDS encoding CHC2 zinc finger domain-containing protein, translating into MPLSLYQTVKSAITVRQVGEMYGMEPDRHGMVCCPFHSDNHPSMKLNDTYYYCFGCGANGDAIDLTAKLFDLNPRQAAEKLINDFAFAKQCSPQWGLQVTERSCVSKMEGPCPDKLWLDPDKPPANAIALLPPKRDLTDEQWADIAYCLRVLTDYLDLLHDWRECYKPTSPEEPLDERFVEALHTTETIEHLTDCVAFGTPQQKAAAAAQLLSGSYLLMLEERTDRLALAKCA
- a CDS encoding helix-turn-helix domain-containing protein, with protein sequence MEYENLIFELELLGGAEDLCAEKYLLPLQSGRLSLPARLTPNDLCYLQAAACLREVEEANRSKLPGYELLVKGALLRFLALLIAQGKQQLPAETADTQRLKAVLQWLSAHYAEALRVADAAGVCSFSASHFMRWFRQMTGQSFIAFLNEYRLNAAAEALQTTDETILTIASRCGFETLSYFNRAFKAHFGMTPREYRKK
- a CDS encoding helix-turn-helix domain-containing protein; the protein is MAQEYLPAPSNIRLADLMKEHNISQPELAKELGCSKSTISRFISGAKGTLTHEQVLKIARLFNVSTDFLLGETNIPDRKNYDIAELGLSVEAAKNLYTGRVNTEVVNLLLENARFAELTYRISQYFDDTFASGIAAQNAMLTTLSTLLRTRVKTPEAAKAAKDISLRRKPVYQGDLDDIEMYFMATVKEIKKDIGSHYAEQEAMSKKVAEKMFTELTKGQDVQHPTITAEQLTDAMLDSVSGMEGATPEALEQLRSGLLGILQSAAEQENAHEADE
- a CDS encoding 4-alpha-glucanotransferase, which produces MPRPLPLDKENLPTAVAGVPPDGFSPTGQLWGNPLYRWEAHRETGYQWWITRLWYCFELYDVVRIDHFRGFDEYFSIPYGSETAAPGHWEKGPGIELFRAVEQALGKRNIIAEDLGYMSDTVRQLVRDSGFPGMKVLEFAFDSRDTGSASDYLPHNYSVNSVAYTGTHDNETLVSWYKTITAAERTMVRDYLYDYATQEEQLYKSMIALILRSAAATCIIPMQDWLGLDNSARINQPSTVGQNWCWRLKKTQLTKKLQKEIGQMTTRYGRKNWA
- a CDS encoding type II toxin-antitoxin system RelB/DinJ family antitoxin, with product MEKSMMLNVRVSPSVKQQAEDVLKQLGIPMATAIDMYLRQITLTGGIPFSLSLPKAPAALNADTMTDDQLHAALQVGIKEIQNGDTVDAASAFAQFREQHR
- a CDS encoding RNA polymerase sigma factor, which translates into the protein MLAMYLAVLDDRSSEEQFIDVYNTYKRLVYHTAYKIMGDSYLAEDVLQEVFLYVAKNFSKIHRENCHELAAYLVSCSRSRAYDMLRKQREEPLEEVPAAPDDAPVPDDAVVSTDNIQHLTELISQMKPMYRDPLRLLAMGYTNREIAESLGLTDEVVRMRLFRGRKLLWKELNSHE
- a CDS encoding recombinase family protein translates to MTAVIYARYSSDNQREESIEGQIRECTAYAEKNGITIVKHYIDRALSAKTDNRPEFQQMIKDSEKRLFDIVLVWKLDRFARNRYDSAHYEYQLERNHVKLVSATEPISEGPAGIMVKSMLTGMAEYYSAELSEKVVRGMTENVLKGKYNGGTIPIGYTVDEEKFFQIDPLKAPFVVEVFQRYNDGATMKELMNWLNDSGVTTNRNQKFTYNSIQTLLTNRRYIGENRFKDIVMPDSIPVIIEKELFDSVQDKIAKNRRAPARHKAEDDYLLTTKLFCGMCGAMMFGECGTSRNKNVHHYYKCANAKRTKTCKKKTVRKEWLEDLVVNETMKMIRDDDSIQSIVDAVMILQEQENTVLPLLEKQMKDIENGIENLLNAIQAGVLTSSTKGRLEKLEAQQKELEIRIAEEKLAKPKVSADFVKFWLTNFRKLDPNVKSHRETLINTFVNAVYLYDEKVLITFNYKDGTKTITFDEIAAKDAPEGNGSDLGCFAP
- a CDS encoding type II toxin-antitoxin system RelE/ParE family toxin codes for the protein MKQYDVKISHAALSDMEQIYSYIADRLLESDTAMGQYNRIAEAIQSLNILPERCALVESEPERTQGLRQMLVDNYSVFYIVGEDAVSVARVLYSASDLVRRLRRMK
- a CDS encoding DUF4367 domain-containing protein, encoding MSERTEVSFDAALMMALRADAQKELDELPSPAQLKERYPDTSRWDARLQAALHKRRPMLKRVLVAALTLVILTLGALAVSADFRKTVYTMIQKFLPIEMQLTYQVDGEPLEQLPNGYSDYYVPDGFERDCEQEFESAENFLHVYSSKGSGKGYTVRCSIIQPGQQSSFDNEHTTYENVKVGDADATLGTSVEKNGDTVYILSWEQRGISNTIMGNISQDEIARIAENIF